In Marinobacter sp. M3C, the genomic stretch GGAAGTGAACCAATGGCTGAACAAACGCCTGGGCCGCACAGAATTCATGCCGTTCGCCCCGGTGACCTTGTACGAGGCCCGCGAGAAGTGCTACCACAACATCAAAGGCGCCGAACACGCCGCCGAATTCATGACCATCACTTTTGACTGCACCGAGTTCATGAAAGAAAACTGCCCGGCCGCCGTGCACGTCGACAACACCGCCAGACCCCAGCTGATTCAGCGCCACGTGAATCCCGGCTATTACGACATTTTGAAAGAATACGAAAAAATCAGCGGCATCCCAAGCCTGATCAACACCAGCTTTAACATGCACGAAGAGCCCATCGTAAGCTCGCCGGAAGACGGCGTTCGTGCATTTTTGCAGGGAGCACTGGACTACTTGGCCATTGGGCCATTCTTGGTGGAACACCCGAATCCGCAGCATTAAACAGGTGTCAGGAAGCAATGCCATGGCCAAGGCCAACTTATCAGTGACATTGCAGCCAGCCTCCGCCTACCCAGGTTTGAAGGCTGACTGGCAAGATCTGGAACACCGCGCCGAACCCACGGTGTTTTTGTCGTGGCAGTGGCTGGGGCATTGGCTGGCGACTTACAAGCCTGCAGCACGGGTGTTAAAAGTAACCGAGGGCGAGCGCATTATCGGCTTGGGCCTGCTGGTTGAAACCAGCGAACGCCGCCATGGCGTGCTGAAAAGCCATTGCCTGCGCTTGCACCAAACTGGGCAGCGCCTGCAAGACCAGATTTGGATTGAATACAACGGTTTTCTGTCTGAAAAAGGCGAGGAAGACCGGGTGGCTGCTGCGTCTTTAAAGTACATCTGTGAAGAATTGCCAGAATGGGACGAATTCATTGTCGGTGCCATCGACAGTAAAGACGCCGACCGCTACGCCCAGCTAACCGGGTTGCACAAACACATCCGCTGGGAAGCGCCCTGTTTCGGCGTAAATCTGGACGAACTGCGGCGCGGTGGCGTGCATTACCTGGATACCCTGTCACGCAACACCCGTTACCAGATAAGCCGCTGCGAACGCTTATACCAGCAGCGGGGGAAGGTGCAGTTGCAGCGGCCAGATTCGGTCGAAGGCGCTTTGGCATTATTTGATCGCATAGGCCCGCGGCATCTGCAGCGCTGGGGCAGTGGTGCCGACCAGAGTGGCTTTGCCAACCCGGATTTTTTGCACTTTCATCGTGAGCTGATTCGAACCCAATGGGCAGATGGCGGTATAGACCTGGTATCGCTGATGGCCGGCGACCAGGAAATCGCCAGCTTCTATAACCTGTTGCACAAAGGCGTTATCTATTTCTACTTGGGCGGCATGGAAACTGAAACCGACAACCGGCTGAAACCCGGGCTTCTGGGTCACACCTTGTGCATTGAAGACTACCGCCACCACGGCTTTCACTATTACGACTTTATGGGTGGCGAAGAACGCTACAAAGCCAACCTGGGCCAGTTGCACCGGCAGCTCACTCAGGTGTCACTGCAGCGTGGCCGCTTTAAACTGAAACTGGAAGACGCCGCCCGGCGCACCAAACAGCTTTGGCTGAAGGAAACAGCCCCTAATGAACGCTGAACTGCAGGTACGTGCCTCACGGTTGTCGGCTTTCCCGTTGAAAGACTACAACGATTACATCGCCAGCCAACCAAACGCCACGCCTTACCATTACAGCGGCTGGTTAACGGCGGTTAAAAAAGCCTACGGCCACGCTGCCTGGGTGGTAACCGCCCATCAAAACGGCAAGCTTTGCGGAGCCTTGCCGCTGGTGGAAGTGAAACGACCCTTTCGGCCAAGCACCTTGGTGTCACTGCCATTCTGCGATCTTGGTGGGCTGTTGGCCGACAGCCCGCACATTGCCAACGAAATTCGATTCGCCGCGCAGAATCTCGCCGCCAGTCTCGGCGGTGCAGCTCTGGAAATTCGCGAAGGCGGGCCAGAACTGCTGCCGGAAGAATGCACCGAGCTTGCCGGCGACACCAAAGTGCGCATGCTGTGCGAATTGCCGGCCTGCAGTGAAACCCTGATGAAAAGCTACAAGCCCAAACTGCGCAGCCAGATCCGCAAAGCCGAAAAAAATGGCTTAACCGCAGAAGTACGCCAAGGCGACGCCGCCATCACATTATTTTATGCGGTGTTTTCACGTAATATGCTGCGCCTGGGCTCACCGGTACACAGCCTGAGCTGGTTCAAAGAACTGGGCAGGGCCTACGGCGACAAAATGTTGGTAGGCCTGGTGTTCAAAGGTAACGAGCCGGTAGGTGGCGGCATAGTGCTGGTGCAGGGCAAGCAGGCGTGCATTCCCTGGGCGTCTACCCTTGAAGAACACAACAAGCTGGCACCGAACATGCTGTTGTACTGGACCCTGCTGGCCAAAGTGAATGATCTAGGCTGCACCCAGTTTGATTTTGGCCGCTCCACATTGGGCGAGGGCACATTCCGTTTTAAAAAACAGTGGGGTGCAGTACCCCACCATTTGATTTGGCGCAACGACAGCCAGACGAACGAAGGCGCGGTGTCAGGCTCAATTTCAAGTTCTAGTTTAAGCAAAGCTGTCAGTCGTTTGCGCCCGCTAATCGAACGCATCTGGCAGCGTTTTCCTTTGCCCGTCGCCAACTGGATTGGCCCTAAATTACGGCGTTATATCACCCTATGAGCGTTATTCTGTTTATTACCGTTGTGTGTTTGCTGGTGCCGGTCTACGTGTATTTCGGATACCCCGCTATTTTGTGGCTGCTTACCCGCAATATTCAGCCAAAGCCAGCCCCGGTAAACGTCGGCACTGAAGATGGCAGCATCCCAACCGTAACCCTGGTCATTTCCTGTTACAACGAAGCCGCAGTAATAGAAGAAAAACTCAACAACGCCACAGCACTGGACTACCCCACCGACAAGTTGAACATCGTTGTCGTGTCCGACGGCTCCGATGACGGCACCGACGAAAAAGTAAAAGCCCTTGGCAACCCTCGCATCAAACTGATCCGCCAAGCGGGCCGATTGGGAAAAACCATGGGCATCAACCTGGCCATGGAACAGATACGCACCCAAATCACCGTGTTCAGCGACGCCAACGCCATGTACGCCCCCGACGCCATCAGTCGCCTGGCAGAGAATTTTGACGACCCAAAGGTTGGCTACGCCGTAGGCGCTGCGCTCTACACAGACGCAGACAGCGGCGCCAGCGCCAATAATGAAAACCTCTATTGGCGTTACGAGCTGGCCATCAAAGAAATGGAATCGCAGTTGCACTCCGTAGTAGGCGGCGACGGCGCCATCTACGCCATTCGCACTGAGCTCTGGGAGCCTTTGCAGCCGCAAGACATCAATGATTTTGTGAACCCGCTACAAATCATTGCCAAAGGTTATCGCGGAGTGTTTGATCCAAAAGCCCGCTGTTTTGAAGAAACTGCCGGTGATTTTAGCCGTGAAATCGCCCGCAAAGAACGCATAGTCAACCGCAGCATTCGTGGGCTGATGCGAGTGCGCAGCGTGATGAATCCTAAAAAAGTCGGTACTTTTGCGTTTGAGGTTATTTCCCACAAACTGCTGCGCTGGTTGATTCCGCTGTTTCTGGCGGTCGGCGTTTTGGGGAGCGTTATACTTGCTTTGGCGGGCTACGGACTGTTTCAACTGGTCACCTTGGGCAGCCTAATACTGCTGGCGTTGGCACTCAAAGGACACCTAACAACCGACAAGAACAGCCTGCCAGCCTGGGTATCCACGCCCTACTATTTCGTGATGGTGAATGGCTATGCAGTACGGGGCATTGTGAAGGCCATGCAGGGCCAAACACAGGTAACCTGGAACAGCGCCAGAAGCACCGAAGAAACGAATTCCCGGAGTGACGAATCAGTGAACAGTTTGCGAATACTTCAGTTCATAACCCCGGCCGGCTTTTATGGCGCAGAGCGTTGGGTTCTGGCCATGGCCAACAACATCAACCGCGATGGCGTTATCTGCGATTTGGCGGTAACCCGGGAATCGCCAGACCAAGACCTTTCGGTAGCCGAGTACTATCCCCAAGACGATGAACAGCAAGTGCATTACCTGGATATGCACGGGCGTTTCGATTTCCGAGTGGTTAGCAAATTGTGCGAGGTTATCCGTAACCGCCAGATAGACGTAATTCATACCCACGGCTACAAATCAGAC encodes the following:
- a CDS encoding GNAT family N-acetyltransferase, with translation MAKANLSVTLQPASAYPGLKADWQDLEHRAEPTVFLSWQWLGHWLATYKPAARVLKVTEGERIIGLGLLVETSERRHGVLKSHCLRLHQTGQRLQDQIWIEYNGFLSEKGEEDRVAAASLKYICEELPEWDEFIVGAIDSKDADRYAQLTGLHKHIRWEAPCFGVNLDELRRGGVHYLDTLSRNTRYQISRCERLYQQRGKVQLQRPDSVEGALALFDRIGPRHLQRWGSGADQSGFANPDFLHFHRELIRTQWADGGIDLVSLMAGDQEIASFYNLLHKGVIYFYLGGMETETDNRLKPGLLGHTLCIEDYRHHGFHYYDFMGGEERYKANLGQLHRQLTQVSLQRGRFKLKLEDAARRTKQLWLKETAPNER
- a CDS encoding GNAT family N-acetyltransferase; the encoded protein is MNAELQVRASRLSAFPLKDYNDYIASQPNATPYHYSGWLTAVKKAYGHAAWVVTAHQNGKLCGALPLVEVKRPFRPSTLVSLPFCDLGGLLADSPHIANEIRFAAQNLAASLGGAALEIREGGPELLPEECTELAGDTKVRMLCELPACSETLMKSYKPKLRSQIRKAEKNGLTAEVRQGDAAITLFYAVFSRNMLRLGSPVHSLSWFKELGRAYGDKMLVGLVFKGNEPVGGGIVLVQGKQACIPWASTLEEHNKLAPNMLLYWTLLAKVNDLGCTQFDFGRSTLGEGTFRFKKQWGAVPHHLIWRNDSQTNEGAVSGSISSSSLSKAVSRLRPLIERIWQRFPLPVANWIGPKLRRYITL
- a CDS encoding glycosyltransferase, with protein sequence MSVILFITVVCLLVPVYVYFGYPAILWLLTRNIQPKPAPVNVGTEDGSIPTVTLVISCYNEAAVIEEKLNNATALDYPTDKLNIVVVSDGSDDGTDEKVKALGNPRIKLIRQAGRLGKTMGINLAMEQIRTQITVFSDANAMYAPDAISRLAENFDDPKVGYAVGAALYTDADSGASANNENLYWRYELAIKEMESQLHSVVGGDGAIYAIRTELWEPLQPQDINDFVNPLQIIAKGYRGVFDPKARCFEETAGDFSREIARKERIVNRSIRGLMRVRSVMNPKKVGTFAFEVISHKLLRWLIPLFLAVGVLGSVILALAGYGLFQLVTLGSLILLALALKGHLTTDKNSLPAWVSTPYYFVMVNGYAVRGIVKAMQGQTQVTWNSARSTEETNSRSDESVNSLRILQFITPAGFYGAERWVLAMANNINRDGVICDLAVTRESPDQDLSVAEYYPQDDEQQVHYLDMHGRFDFRVVSKLCEVIRNRQIDVIHTHGYKSDILGLLAAKKSGIACVSTPHGFSGDVGFKLATFIRIGTHMLRYFDRVVPLSEELMDDMKRFKVPESKTLFIRNGVDLTEIDAALASLPEDKETNKDSRIIGFIGQMIPRKGIPDLISVFDQLHQQAPDLRLQLLGDGSQRKELELQASELNSVNAIEFLGFRSDRLELLSNFSLFVMTSSLEGIPRCMMEAMAVGVPVVAYDIPGVDQLVEHGKTGLLAPFGDKAALEALCKQVLNDPELAQTLSYNAREMVHERYSAARMANEYEALFRTLTGKEKTDATEQGEVS